Genomic window (Mya arenaria isolate MELC-2E11 chromosome 16, ASM2691426v1):
tttttattttaattttatgctCGCAGTACATTTCTATAAACAGACTTTGCATATACAGTTCAATATATCCAAGAAGCAAgttcaaaattatcaaaataattttgttctgCTGGATAAAAGTAATTCTATGAACTACATGCATAATAACTGATGTGTTCCTGTCCCAATCACTGAGTTACAGCTTCACatagataaaaaacaatatcaatttaaaagttcaaaatgtatgtttattttattttttatcattcacttccatatattttgtaaacaacaaGTCATAGatcattttgtataaatgatgTTCTGAGGAATAGACCACAAACAATCtgttattattatgttcattactGTAACGTGTATGAAAATGGGTGTAGAGACCTTTTTGGCCTCAAAACTTAGAAAATGAAAGAACTATGATCTTACTTTTGTCACTTGAGggatacaaacattttatgaaaacgaGGGGTGTCCAATTTATGGTACTATTTATTATGGTTATACAAGCCGAATATAGTAAACATAATGataattcaatgttttacaAACTTATATGAATGTTGACAAGCAGAGATAGATTCTATAGGGAAATAAGGCTTAAGCCGGAAATATGACGTTAATAGTTTTATGTGACTGGAAATGGAATGATAACACATGCAGTGTGATGTTGGGTTTAAGGTCAATGGTAATTTCAAGGTTTGTTAATAAGGTATTTGATTTGACGCaaacacttattattaaaaaaaatgcactttaagAATTATTTCTGCTAgtcactgtttatatatttctcatttagtaaaacaaaatacaagattgaaggtacatgtacgttcaaatgattcaatttatttaatgcatgctACCTATAGTTGATTTTTGCAGTATATGAATGTTATAATTTGTTGACTTTCTATGCTATAGTAACTTAtgtaacaaatacataaaatatggaAGATAGGGTAATAGGGTTGGTTAATTGATGTATAAAAATTcatatgacatttaaatgttcacAATTTACTTGTGTCCACTCTTTTCATCTAAGAAGTAAAATGGTTAGTCCATCAGTGAAGTAATTATTACAGAACTTGATCTGTTTGTATATTAATGAACAACTTTCAGTTCATTTATATTGGCAATCAAAATAAACTAACATACGAGGACATATTTCATCACTTTTCATCACATTAATAAGAATTGCATTGTCATCATGGTCAAGATTTCCCGCTTTCTTTCAAGCAAGCATTGCGCAAAAAGTCTTCAACTTCCTAATAGAAATAGAACTTCCTTATATTTAAAGTCGCTGATTATATTTACAGTCGGGGAATGAATTTCAACTAGAGAAATGTCAGATCAAACAGAAAATGTTATGCAAAATAGAGCAGGTCATTGCTGCATGCATACAAATGGCTTTCCCCTAAACTCATTGTGAATAGGACTGACTCGTTTACGTCGAAAATCTAGTGGCTCAACAAATTGTTGTATTGTGTAATCTactaaatttgaaagaaattaagaTTGTGATGAAATCATTTAGAAGATGATTAAGCTGTTAAACAATAGTAGTTCACACAAACAGCATTTACCTGGCTTAAAGAAGCAAGACTAAAAAACTGACGACTTGCAAGACCTATAAGTCCTCGTATGTTATTAGTTTTAGTTGAAACCTAGCACAATTTGCTTAATTACTTCTGTCCGCAAATTGcttaatattatgttaaaatgtgcATAACATCATGTAATTATATGTGTACTTACATACAATGTATGTGTACTTACATATGTGTAATTACATACAGTATATGTGTAATTACATAATGTGTACTTGCATacattatatgtgtgtttacatacattaaatgtGTACTTACATACATCATATGTGTACTTATCTACATGATATGTGTACTTTCATACATTGATCTGCAAGAAAGGTTTAAATGTACATTGTTTTTCATAACACAGTAAACAAAACCCCTGTAGCTTTTGATAAAACTATTACTGTggattaaaatataaatcttaCAAGGTGTTCCTTTTTACTTAGCAATTTCTATATAACACAAGAGGTGGTCCTTTACTTGCTAAACTGTTTCTCGTCCACTCTCGTTGTATTGTAGATAATTGAAAACTTGACCACAATGCATATAGTaccaaatgatttattaattataaacaattcatAATAAAATCACTATACAATGTTACTTTCTATGATCTTTAACTGTCTGTCAGTAGAAAACTGCAAccaatttgtatataaaattcTGCCTAACAAAGGTATAACCATAATCAGTCCTAAATATGCCAATCCTGACAATGGCGGTGTTTCAGTAAAGGGAGGTAACCATAGCCCCCTCCTAGTCCCATCTCTCACATGGTGAGAAAACCAGGCAACAGTGAACATGAGGGCTAAAGTCAGAGGTGTTCCAGATTTTAGAATGGCTGCCATGATGAGAAGAATAAGGTCCACAAGAAATATCACAGTTGTGGCATGGAATGGTGGTCGGGAGGGTAACGACAAGGCTGCCTGAAAAAAAGGAGGAACAATATGCCTACTGATACACTACAATTATATTACTTTGTATATACAGTTTACGTAATGTGAATGCAGAAAAAGactgaaagaaagaaaaaaaatccattgaTTTATCTTGCAATGGTGATTGATGGCAAAACATTTCATTCAGCTACATAATTATTATGGccatgaaataaagaaatgaccaaatgaagttattaataaatattaatttatttttgtatcatataACAGATCTTTAATTCATAATTGGATTGCcattaaatgaatacatgtatatgagaaCAATTTTGTATGACAACTTGAATAGAGCACAAATGGCCAATTTCTTTACTCAACAACAGGGTGTGTCTCAATACATGGGTTGAACAAACAAGGGCTGTATTTGGTAATCAACTTATATATAACTTACATTTCAGAattcaatgttttgatttgactATAATATTATTAGGTTGGAATCACTGAGACATATCTAAGGAAAAGTATAAGAATTGTATTGAATATGGCTTCAAGCGTTTAACCAAGTGCTTGGGGTCAAGAAAAGACCCAATACTTTTACCTGTTAGGTGATTAAATAGTACAGGTATGGATGCTCaacataacatacatgtagttgattacacatttatttcctttttattaaagtaatttaataAGTCAGTATGAACTTCTTTGAACAGAATAACTGAAGGTTTGAACGCTGATGTTAGAGGTTTGGATGTCAATATCGGGGGtttgaacattaaattgaaaataataatatgcagTGGAAATAACTAAAtgtattgataattattaattaaataaatcccTTTCCCTGGCCTGTATCTTCAATATTTGTGTGCAAACCTCCAATGTCAGAGTTCAAACCTCAAATATCAGCATTCAAACCTCCAATATCAGTGATCAAACCTCCAATATCAGCGTTCAAACCTCAAATATCAGCAATCAAACCTCCAATATCAGTGTTCAAACCTCCAATATCAGCTTTCAACCTCCAATATCAGCAATCAAACCTACAATATCAGCAATCAAACCTCCAATATCAGCAATCAAACCTACAATATCAGCGTTCAAACCTCAAATATCAGCAATCAAATCTCCAATATCAGTGTTCAAACCTCCAATATCAGCATTCAACCTCCAGTATCAGCAATCAAACCTACAATATCAGCAATCAAACCTCCAATATCAGCAATCAAACCTCCAATATCAGTGTTCAAACTTCCAATATCAGCGTTCAAACCTCAAATATCAGCAATCAAACCTCCAATATTAGTGTTCAAACCTCCAATATCAGCATTCAACCTCCAATATCAGCATTCAACCTCCAATATCAGCAATCAAACCTCCAATATCAGCAATCAAACCTCCAATATTAGCAATCAAACTTACAATATCAGTGTTCAAACCTCCAATATCAGCAATCAAACCTCCAATATCAGTGTTCAAACCTCCAATATCAGCATTCAACCTCCAATATCAGCAATCAAACCTACAATATCAGCGATCAAACCTCCAATATCAGCAATCAAACCTCCAATATCAGTGTTCAAACCTCCAATATCAGCAATCAAACCTCCAATATCAACAATCAAACCTCCAATATCAGTGTTCAAACCTCCAATATCAGCAATCAAACCTCCAATATCAGTGATCAATCCTTCAATATCAGTGATAAAACCTCAAATATAAGTGATCAAACCTATCGGtggtattaaaatacaataggAATGAGCAAGTGCTTTAACTTGGTTTGGTGAAAAAAAGCAGACAAAAAACACAGTCTTTGATATGATGAGGATTAAGCAGCTGTTCAAGAGCTAGAAACCAGTAAAGAAACCAGCCAGACGTTACTgaacctgggaccaataacttTAATCTTTCTTCCAAGTTAACCCACTGCTGGCTGGTATTATTCCAATAATAGTCTAGACATAACTCCTCTCAGGAGACCTCGACCTAGAATCTGCAGACCACAGCCTTTTGTGTGACATCCCATGTCCTCATTAGCAACATGTTTGCCAAGTTACTTCAAATAGCTCTCAACGATGAGACAAGACTTAAAATTGATGCAGGGACATCCATgctaacataacatttaaaataaaaaagagaaaaatttAACAGAGGTATACCTCTAAGCTAAGTGATTTTGCAGCGATGAAATGGTCCACATCTACAGCCATGGCAAACATCAAACACAGCAAACACTGGGCAATATCATGTCTGTTCTGAAAGTAAACCACGGCAAAAATTCACAAGAGTAAATTCTAAGTTAAGCCAGAGTGATGGGCCATACTACAAATATGTTATAGGTATTTTGTAACATCGAAACAAGTATCAAGTTTGATATAATGCAGCGGATTTCATTCTAGTATGATTTAAGCTGAAATGTTTCAGAtttgtaataaatgaaataataatttaccttAAGTAtgcatgaataaaatatgtacattcCATGCTATCAAGACTAAAAAAATTCTCTGCCAATTAAAGAGAAAGTGTAAACACTTAGAGTTAATGGCAAACTTAAACTTATTTTTACCTTTGCATCAATAACAATGACCCAAGAGATGGCTCCTACAAATCCATGAGTGAGACTGTCACCAATGGCAACCAGATATCGCTGGTTAGTAACAGGATGTGTAAGTAGATGGTCGCCAAGGAAACATGTTAACAGAAGACTTACTTCCAGGACAAACAGCTTTCCTAAGCTGAATAACATGTAGGTGGCAGAGCAAGAACAAACTTTActattatttcatatcaaacctGGAAATAAAGCATACTGAATTGATTTATCAAATAACCAAGTTCtatacaataatacatacaACATTAATCAGTACCATTGCTCTGTAATAAATTAGATACAAAAAACTTCCATTTCCTTCACCAtgtaccgtattttctcgactataagacggggaaatttgGTCCTGATTTTGAACCTTAAAGTAGGGGCCCCTTCTTATAGGCGAGTCTTTCAAgaatttcataaagaatagagtcATAATCAGGAAAATTCAACATAAGGTATTCAACTGACTGATTTATTGTCTGTGGAtgacaccccaataaaagtgacacgATCACACCCATCGGATTAAGACGACCATAGATCTGCTTTGTTTCGCTACGATGAACACTCAATATAACACATGTTATCGGTCCAAACACGTTGTTTTTCACAGGAGacatattttgttacttttaaaataaaaatatttcgacgtttttttttttttaatgcattgttattttttctatgtcgtaaataaaacttactttttcctTACTATAAGGCTTTGTATATATTATGCACATGCATGTAACTAGcagatttcaatacatattttataaattgctacattaatttatccgcaatcatcaatggttatttattactcaaaatttaagtcccatcaactgcaatCGAAACAAACACTTGCGAAAATATAACTCATTAACACATGTAATGGAATTTGCTCTgtttgtcggctgcagatcaaacagtacaatttgtgacgtcacagcAAGAGCTGTGTAAAGATCAAAGATGCACtgcaatggtttgtatttaaataggtcAATCAAATACGGTATGAACCCACTTAAATCCCAAAATTGCGTCTAGGCTGGTTCAAACATATCATACCAtcggaaaataaaaatcaataatcccaagcaaatgaacaaatttagttgatatttGACTGTTAAgcttgaacattatcacagacttGGAGAATTTCAAGTgctggatttgctttaaaaattacCCCATCTTATAAACGAGTCAagacaaaaacaccagatttcatgggcaaagtaggggggtcgtcttataagcggatcgccttatagtcgggAAAATATGGTAGGTTCAAAAGTTTTCATGAGCTAATAAATGTGGAACTGTTGCTATCTTGCAAtctcaaaataaatcttatctttCTGGTAAAAATGCCAATGTCACAACTattaagcatataaaaagctATTAAAGATATAGTCATGATAATCACTCCTAACTCGGGTCCATTTCTTTGGTTAtaaaccagtactgatgtcTATTTAGGAAGCAATGAGAAGTTTCCCCTACTGGTTATCTAACTCATAACCACTTGAATGAGAGGGGGACACCACAAGACAGCCCTCACTTATGTTGATTTTATATtcgttgtttttgaaatttattcagTGTTTATCTATTAATCGTCTTTGATGTGAGACTTACAAGTTACCTACTACACCATGCactttcgtttttttttctaaatgtatgtgtacttttgaTTAAGCATGTTTCAATTCAAACGTACAAGCCTATGACCACAATGATTTAACCCGTAAATTTCCAAACATCGACGTGTTTTTCGTTAACATTTCCTTCGAAATAAATAGCAACTTTAAATACAAGGGAAACAACTTTTCCAAGGTTTTGTAAGAGGAAGGCTACATATAaccatagtccacctaaatggccgtcaacgagtcttttaacgatttttttaatatgtatggcAGACTCGTTACAGGgaaacataagaaatgtcatgataataaaaaaaaaagtatccctgatcgctcattattgtagctacatataaccaatattttaacataactaATTTTGGTTGCATCGATTTTGATTGAAATCAGACAAAGCAAAGTGACTCGGGGCGTGTGTGTAAATCTAACAGCAGGAGAGTATGTACAGTGCTCCGAAAATTGTTCAGGTTGTTCTCTGATGCAGATTCCAACTGTTTTTCTCTCTATGTCAGATTTTCCTTCTAAACAGTAAACAATATACAGTGTATTTACTTCAGCGTGTTTCCTGACCACCAAATAGCCCCGAATTGACTTTAACGGCATGCAGTTGAACTTCTGGTTGTGGCCAAGTCCAGGGTGACCAGCGAGTTCCACCTGACTGTGGTCATGCTAGAATGCCAATCAGAGCTACCAAGCACTGCTAAGATCTACTAGGAGCTATTATAAgcactacttagagctacttgGAGCTATTATAAacactacttagagctactaggAGCTATTATAAgcactacttagagctactaggAGCTATTATAAgcactacttagagctactaggAGCTATTATAAgcactacttagagctactaggAGCTATTATAAgcactacttagagctacttgGAGCTATTATAAgcactacttagagctacttgGAGCTATTATAAGcactactaagagctactagAACTActaaaaaacacttaaaatccACAATGAAATGTAATAATGTAATTAAGAAAGGAAGACTTATGATCTGTCCATGTATTTGCGTATTTGTAGAAAAACTGttcataagttttttttatgatggGCTGTCATTTCAGGTAGTTCATAGAAAAAGGGTAtcgatatacatacatacatgtatatatgcaaaacttgaattaagataaattaaaaGATCTGGTGTGACAAGCCACGAAAATGTCCCACAacaattaaactattttattctATTGATAAGACCTTTTATGTCTATATTATGTGAAACTCATAAGTGTGAGTGTTAAAGTAAATATGATTTCACCAGGTTGCGTATAAAAGCGCGCGAGGAACGTCAGCAACGAACAGCTCAATTTACAGATCCAGTACTCATGATATCAAATTTTTTACACACAAACCCCCCACACAAAACCATGTCGTCGAgttgaatacatattttgtggCGTTTTGTACTGTTAAAAGGCAAGCACAAGAGTTTACTTAATTTGAAGAAGAAACATCAGTTTTACATGTACTACCGATATGCAACTTTCAAAGCTCTAATCATCATTGGCCATTTTTTTCGCACCTTTATTGCAACGGCCAAACGCGCTGCAGTTAagcattgttattataataatacatttatttatagataatGTATTAAGTTTATTAATAGTATAAAttagaagaaaacaaaaccggaaggcataaaaatatatggacgataagttagttccttattccttattcctttttcgaactagttccctattccttattcaaaataaataattgtagatatgcataaatagaggatatagaggatatttgtttatttcagtgtaagatcgtattttatttcacgagtgtcataaaaaaaacatattttcacgagtggcgaagccacgagtgaaaatgtagttttttaatgaccacgagtgaaattaaatacgatcttacactgaaataaacaaattttctgtatcttttatgcttattttcggagatttatttgttttttatttatttctgaattacccccttttttgaaaagggtgggctttacgccgctacccgtggggtgcccctcatgcataattatagctgtcaacttttctactttcggtttgctgagaaatagttctctgctattcattcttatagcttattattcgctcgttttctattgcaaagttttatgaacagtaaaaaaggaagtattattagtgcacaaatgttccaaaaaataatgaaaacactttttattttgaccaaattactacgccgctatttatagaatgaaaatttggaaggtcaaatgtgttagcaaaacaaatggatactcattggattttaaccattcttcttagtttaagactgcatatacgtgtgtttttatagtaagttaatattcagtcatcttactgtaagagaccagtctgtttcgctttaaaatgtttgtttttccgaagagtaaatgccacgctagtttgttgacacattttgagatgtgggtggggtaaaaaatatcggatctatctgtaaattgttgtgtgaattctccaggaagctcattttacgtactacaacggttaacagttcaaaatacattttaacgatgctataaaattttatttatgttcgaacagttgtgtttgtctgtaatttgtttggaatgaaagcaaatgttcgaacattcagcttcaaagatcagtaaaatgtttgataaacgggataaccggttataaacggtaagttgttaatttccaattatatatttatttaaatttataaaatatttctttatttttttttaacattttttgacataaattactgaagtccagtgttctgttttgaccaaggcaagtacatgtaacaacaaaggattttaaaagtagttctgaaaattgatattgtcactccttattttgcagtgaaaatatcaaattgatattttcactgttgttatttcactgttaaaaccccatatttcatcgtaaagcatgaaagaaaatcaCTTCTTTGTTATGTGCTTCGTATTTTCATAGcaattaaacaactttgtgaataaaGTAATGCccacaaatggaaaaaaatcgaataaggaACTAGGAGAGGTTTATGTTTTGATGAAATGGTGGTATTTGGTAATTTTCTTaagagttttgaaatatgtatcgAGGAATCATTTCCAATTGTAAAATGTGACTGGCTGCTGAGGGTCATTAACCAACTGGTGGATGTTGTGGCCAGATTTACAGTGTGggcaatttcttgaaactttcCTGCATTACGGCAACACCACTTCACCTTCCAGATGCCGAAGTGACAGTCAGGAGCCAATTTGGTGTGCCCAGCCAACATAGTGTCGAGCGTTACACTCATTAATTCCTGAACATTGTTGGAAGATCTATTTagtgtaaataaaatttatctatatacacaaaaaataaaagaaagcaaatgattttaacCAGGTTATAATCAAAttgtcaagacatatatcaatCTTACAATAATGTGGTGTTTACACATATGGTTTATATTGAGTTAACCTACTCCTTATATCAAATAACTGCCTGCTACGCTTTAACTTCATCCAGTTCTGCATCCGATTAAACTAAAGCACCAAATGCAGGTGTCAATGGTGTGATTTACCTCGAAAGACGGTGCAGTGTATTTGTCCttaaaaaaacagacacagaAATATTAACAGACTAGAGAACTTACCTGCCATTACACGCCACATGGCATACCAACCAGTTTGGTTCTTGTTCTGGCCGACTGCATTATCAAAATGAACCTGGAAAGTTTAATACAttcctttttcatattttagaacTTTTGGTACATGAAGCAAAGTGATAATGACGGACACATTTTATAAGCCCTAGCTGAATCAAAATATCCAACCGTAATCAATCATCAAatgtgaaatggaaaaaaatccaATAGTAAGAATGTGTTTGACAGTATAATCTATATTAAGTTTCATCATATTTTACATTCACTATTGATTCTATTTATCTCTACTCAGCAATAAGGTCAAAGTTTGCATAGGCTGTTAGAACctttaattcattaaatattctATAGATAATTTGAATGGGTAAACTTTTCGAAGCACTTAATACCTTAGCAtgattttcaccatagcgctGGAAGTAGTGGTGGCCCATGCTCACGAAACTGTCGCTTCCTTTCCCCGGCAATTCAGCCTTGTCTACCAGATAAAATTTCTGCTTCCCtgtataattaaatgttaactATGAAATAGTAAGCAAGAAGATATTGTAGACAACCCAAATGACACGACCAGAGAGCTGTAGAACTAATACAGatctatatttttaataaaaattcatttttaaaataaaagctaAGGTCAAGAgtgttttacatgtttaagtTGAATCTTTTGAAAGGATTTTAAATTATGGCCTCggtaaacattttgaacaaCAATGCAAAccaaacaacataaaacaagagctgtcacagtatgtgatgGATGCCCCCGAAtgtaacattgacctttgaacaacatgaaaatgtgatattgcctttacgtgtcaaatacacatgtcaagttattttaaattgcttcTGAACATAAGAAAATACCATCCATACTTGACAtcctacactcttatgtcctcatattcagcattccaatgtgaataaacatctaagtgtatctttcatacggcaaattattttaaaatttgtccatacaagaa
Coding sequences:
- the LOC128221371 gene encoding transmembrane protein 267-like: MLFSLGKLFVLEVSLLLTCFLGDHLLTHPVTNQRYLVAIGDSLTHGFVGAISWVIVIDAKNRHDIAQCLLCLMFAMAVDVDHFIAAKSLSLEAALSLPSRPPFHATTVIFLVDLILLIMAAILKSGTPLTLALMFTVAWFSHHVRDGTRRGLWLPPFTETPPLSGLAYLGLIMVIPLLGRILYTNWLQFSTDRQLKIIESNIV